The genomic DNA taTCAGTACATAACATGTCATACTTGTATGGTTATGTACATAATCATTTTCTAGTTACACTTATTATATAATTAGAACTTTATAGCTCTACTCTAATAGCTGTTAATATATGAATAATGGACAATAACAGTAGTTTTGTCATCTGTCACAGGACTGTATCCTCTCACAGCATAAGATGGAGAATCCTGCACCTCCTGGTTTGAATAACAACCAAGACGCTGCGGCCAATCAGAGCTCTGAAGAGGCTCGTCGACTCAGCATCCAGCGCTGCAACCAGTCCCTCGTCCACGCCTGTCAGTGTCACAACGAAAGCTGCTCTCTGCCGTCCTGTCAGAAGATGAAACGTGTGGTCCAGCACACGAAAGGATGCCAAAGAAAGACGAACGGCGACTGTCCGGTGTGCAAACGGCTGATCGCGTTGTGCTGCTACCACGCCAAGGACTGTCAGGAGAGGGTCTGTCTGGTACCTTTCTGTGTGAACATCAAGCAGAAGATTCGCGTGCAGCAACTGGAGCAGCGACTGCGACAAGCCTTGATGCGCAGACGGAGGCACCATCGTGCCAAACATGGGTAGATTTAAGAGTGATTGTGTGTGAGCCCACGGAGGAGAGATTTACAGgtagcgacacacacacacaccatgtttCCTCTGGAAGTGTGAGCCACACGTGTGATTTATAGATGAAGTTATTCTCAGTCTGCTTGCTAAGTTACAtctgtttgtatattaattactaaccttggatgataagcacccctgcatTAAGTAAtgctaaatagttttatttgtacgaaTTTGTCTTTTATGAgattttacaattttaattttaaaactgtcgtaattgtaattgatttttggATCAATCAACTTTTGAATTGtagttaaaatatgtttcatatcaagctttctctttatttacgatttaaaaaaataaataaataaataaatcgaggGGTGTACTCGctcaaaaaaggctcagaaacCCACACCATAAACGTAAAATATCTTTTTACCCATTGAACCCTTGTGTTAAGAGTTCCTCCATCTGCGCAATTCATCGCATTCCATAAAATAACAGGAAACATGTAACATTTACGACTATTTCTCAATATAAGAGCTGAACAAGAACCAGTTGGAGTTCCTTGTCTAGTGCCCCTTAGAATCCCAAATAGACAAGGCTCAAAGACTGAAACGCATcccttagagcaggggtgtcgaacacattttagttcaggggccaaatacgaagcagtttgatctcaagagggccacagattttatgcgggaaaactaATAGTTTCAAcaatattgtgccctagttttcactttTACGTATGCAAAATATggaagaaactgacaatattgAAGCAATAATGACAGCTATCAGCCCCAACacggtcttcactttaaatgtcctaCATTTGTAACCAgattctatttaattaaagaaaatgttatgtaatctaaagaaaaataaaacattttgtaagaattttgagtttttcaactgtttaacattaaaaatgactgccatcatgcgaTATGatcaccaggaaaactgtggtTTACATcacaattcatgttttctctgtcattttcactttctcctgcaggccgaattggatcccccaaagggccggatttggtccttGGGtcctgagtttgacacgtgtgcctTTACTCTAGGtgaagcgcacacacacatttacattatGTTAAACCTGATTGTCTTTGTCCCTGAGTTACCTGGGCAGCGTGTTCCTGGTGTGTCAATAGTATCCCTTTGTGTGTTAGTTGTGTTAACACAATAGTTTGTTACTCTTTGTAATAGAGTTATGTTAGAACTTAATAATTTGGTTGTGTTTTTGTCGGCTTTGAACTTTGTTCAAGTTTCTtgttatggaaaataaaaaccttatttttaaactttaaacctGTTTTTTGTTCCTTCGCTGCTTGGATGACGTCCATGATCGTCCATGGTTTGGCCACAATGTTCAGTCTGAAAACACTAGAAATGTTTGGGGAAGACCCTTTGGTTGAGTTTTTGGGGGGaaacacacaagaaatcacgataAGAATGAAGTTCTTTGCACTTAAAAACCTTTATTTCTCTTCTGAAATATGTGgttgcacattttatgttatttttctacATGTTTTGAAGAGCGAGtcattttttcacctttttcaatGAAATGCCCTGAAAATGTTTCATTCTGCAGAGGGTGTGCTACAGGACACGTTACTTAACCATTGATTTAAGATGCAAAAGGTTCTCCGATACTTTACATTTGATGTAAAACTTAAAGGGAATCATGCATTTGCCAAGAACGTaccaatcgttttttttttacacgttAAGGTATTGTGTGCggcaggaaaaaaacaaagtgtcaGTCTTCTTTATGCATAGACATAAAACGTGATCACATCATTTGACACAAACTCCTGATAAAACATTTGTCATTGACATCAGATAAAATACTCCCAAATAAAAGCTCTTTTGacttaaatacacatttaagcTAATGTGGAGAACTGGGgacaaagagaaaatgaaaaaaaaaaaaatcacgaagGCTTTCCCCTtggattttagttttatttcactgTATAACAAAGAGGATAGTGAAACAACTCTGTTCATGTATTTCCTGTTTCTAGAGCATGGATATGTGCATTAATAGCTCATCACGTTTGTTAAAACTTTACACTTTGCTTTTATCTGCTTTACAAAGACggatattttttcaattcatgATCATGACCACAACTGTGCGGCTCGTACAATCTCTTACACACTAAACTATCAGTGTATTTTAGAGACAATAAGTAgcaacagtaaaacaaaaaaaactaagtcGTATTTATTTAGACACTTATTTATTACAGAAAACCCAAGACCAAGAATAGATATTTAATCTGAAAAGGCTTCATATTTTATTACCTGCAGTCTGTAATCTGCAAAATAGGATTTTCTTTTTGGGGATATTTTGTGTTCAGTCtttcttggtgtttttcaaGAGAATTAACAGTTAgtggaaaacttgatatgaaacatattttaatattttttaactgcATAAATGTAAGCcaaagaactgtaacatggttcccctgtttttcatttaattcaattgtatatgactttttttttttcttttttttttttttaattatagaattacaatttttatattcCATTATGCTACTGGTGACtcccggtgtcacgtactgagttcacctccgtactgagattataacccctaacccaatccaataaacaaataaaacacgttttcgttcactttgaaaacaaaaataaaaaaaagatttttaaaaaagtgcgcatgcgcatatacaagctcagtacatgacactggTGTGGTGCCAAAAAGTGACCggttgagttgcttttatatgtacttgtacttttttaagtacattactaaatcagtcattttagttatactaaattacattttaaaagaagtaaagtaagagcctgatcattttttttaattaagcagCGACTGCAGCAGGCCCTGATCCCCGACAGAGGCACCATCGTGCCAAACGTGGGTAGACTTCATCAGTCTCCTCCACAGGTCCTCCAACTGCACAGTTCATATTAGCAATCAAACATTGCAACACAAAACCACACATCCCATAATATAACAGGAAACTTGTAACATTTCCACTTATTTTGTGAATATGAAAACTGAACAAGAACCAGTTGGAGTTCTTTGTTGAGCACCCTTTGAGAACCCTGACTACAATGAGACTCTTCCCTAAAATGGTTATATGATAAGAGTTGGCAATACTTctgtaattgttattttaaaaaaagaacctcATTGGATAACAGAAGATGTATGGTTCTGGTctgtatttgttcttttttaattaaaaatatatatattacagttTCCTGGGTCTCACGTCCCAGAACCAACTGACCATATTTCAGGTGAGTGAATGTCATGATGATTAACTCTCGTATGGGAATGAAGCAGCTCACCGAGAGGGAGAGTGCTGAATTAAATATAGTGAAAATGCCAAGGGTCCATACAAGTAGTCGCGGTAGGTTATTGAAATAGACCATCAAATATACAGTCTgacaatattaaatattaatttggaaatctgattttgttttttactgactacaatGCTCCATCGTAAATCAGAGGTAAAGCATAAAAGTGGAAAAtctttgaatttgttttttctgaaataaggctatcaaaagaccctaaaaactagtgcaaatatgatgagcatagtTAAATTGGGGTGAATatgcaataaggcatgaaaaattagaaaaaagtgacaaacacccaaaatcagaagcataaaaatggaaaatctttggaaattttttttttttgtttttgtttttgagaaaggctatcacaagaccctaaaaactagtacaaatgtgatgagcatacttaaactggggtgaatatgcaaaaagacatgaaaaattagaaaacttggaaaattaaaaaaaaaacaacaactgaaaaacacccaaaatcagaggtaaggctatagtagggaataaaagtggaaaatctcagaatttttttttttcgagatAAGGCTATACATagacccaaaaaactagtgcaaatatgatgagcatacttaaattggggGTGAATATGCAATAAgtcataaaaaatgagaaaagtgtcaaacacccaaaatcagaggtaaggctatagtaaggcataaaaacagaaaatctttgaattttttttttttttttttttttttgagaaaggctatcacaagacccttaaaactagacaaatatgatgagcatacttcaACTGGGGTGAATATGcaaaaagacatgaaaaataagaaaatttggaaaatgaaaaaaacaaaactgtcaaacacccaaaatcagaggtaaggctatagtaaggcataaaaatggaaaatctttgaattttttttctgagataaggctatccaaagacccaaaaaactagtacatatatgatgagcatactgaAATTGGGGGTGAATATGCAATAagtcatgaaaaatgagaaaaaaaagtgacacccaaaatcagaggtaaggctgtagtaaggcataaaaacgttttttttttttttttttttgagaaaggctttcacaagaccctaaaaacgagTACAAATATGATgggcatacttaaactggggtgaataTGCACAAAGatatgaaaaattagaaaatttggaaaatgaaaaaaacaaatcttccaaacacccaaaatcagaggtaaggctacagtaaggaataaaagtggaaaatcttggaatttttttttctgagataaggctaaccaaagacttaaaaactagtgcaaatatcaTGAGCATACTAAAATTGGGGTGAATatgcaataaggcatgaaaaattagaaaatttggtttatgagaaaaaactgtcaaacacccaaaatcagaggtaaggctatagtaaggcataaaaatggaaaatctttgaatttttttttttttttttggaggaaggctatcacaagaccctaaaaactagtacaaatgtgataagcatacttaaactggggtgaatatgcaaaaagacatgaaaaattagaaaacttggaaaatgaaaaaaaacaaaactgacaaacacccaaaatcagaggtaaagctatagtaaggcataaaaatggaaaatctttgaatttttttttctgatataagGCTATccaaagaccctaaaaactactgcaaatatgatgagcatactttaACTGGGGTGAATatgcaataaggcatgaaaaatgagaacaattggaaatttagaaaaaaagtgtcaaacaccgaaaatcagaggtaaggctatagtaaggcattaaagtGGACaatctttgactttttttttctgagataaggttatccaaagacccaaaaaactagtgaaaatatgatgagcatactgaAATTGGGATTGAATATGTAATAagtcaaaggtaaggctatagtaaggcataaaaatggaaaatctttggtatttttatttttttttaaaaaaaggctatcacaagacaataaaaactagtacaaatatgatgagcatacttgaACTGGGGTGAATATGCAAAAAGATGTGCAAAATTAGAAAatttggaaaatgaaaaaaaccaaacttccaaacacccaaaatcagaggtaaggctatagtaaggaataaaagtggaaaatcttggaatttttttttctgagataaggctaactaaaaacttaaaaactagtgcaaatatcaTGAGCATACTGAAATTGGGGTGAATATGcaataagacatgaaaaatgagaaaaattggtttatgagaaaaaactgtcaaacactcaaaatcagaggtaaggctatagtaaggcattaaagtGGACaatctttgacttttttttctgagataaggttatccaaagacccaaaaaactagtgaaaatatgatgagcatactgaAATTGGGATTGAATATGTAATAagtcaaaggtaaggctatagtaaggcataaaaatggaaaatctttgaattttttttggagaaaggctatcacaagaccctaaaaactcgtacaaatatgatgagcatacttaaactggggtgaataagcaaaaagacatgaaaaatgagaaaacttggaaaatgaaaaaaaaaaacaacaactgaaaaacacccaaaatcagaggtaaggctatagtagggaataaaagtggaaaatctcagaatttttttttttttcgagatAAGGCTATAcagagaccctaaaaactagtgcaaatatgatgagcatacttaaattggggGTGAATGTGCAATAAGTcataaaaaaagtgtcaaacacccaaaatcagaggtaaggctatagtaaggcataaaaatggaaaatctttgaatttttttttttttgttttgagaaaggctatcacaagaccctaaaaactagacaaatatgatgagcataattaaactggggtgaatatgcaaaaagacatgaaaaataagaaaatttggaaaatgaaaaaaacaaaactgacaaacacccaaaatcagaggtaaggctatagtaaggcataaaaatggaaaatctttgaattttttttctgagataaggctatccaAAGACCCAAAAAAACTAGTACatatatgatgagcatactgaAATTGGGGTGAATATGATCGACATGTGTGCAGAGAGCGATTAGTCATGCCTGCCCGCTTTCTCAGGTAGAAGAAGAGAAACTAAAATTTATCAGGACAGAAGAAAAGGCCCTTTTAACagcattttaaaaaagtttttccttttatctttttattagttttatttttagctaaacGTGCTCAAGGTGAAGGTCTATAAAAGACTGATAGCCTGTCAATCATAGTTCAACTCATTTGACATCATTTTCTTCCTGTTGCCATAATACTGGCTCCTCCTACCGTGCCACGCCCACTCTTTCTCTCCTCGAGGAAcaggaagtgtttttttttcaagactTATGGAAATCTCTGTTGAATTCAGCAGAAGACGTAACTTGAGGATCACATTTCTTCCTCTGAGAAACAAACATTGATATGAAGTTGTTTTTCTATGATCTGAGGAACAAACAACGACGGTGAGACTGCAAATAAAGAACCTGAAACAAAACGAGTATCAAAGGTGAGCAGTAGTGGATCATGTCTGTACTTGTTCAAACTAATCTGATGTCTGGTGGTGTGCTTCAACATACAAAGTGAAAGTAACTTCTGTATATGTTCATATCCATcctatatatgtattattattgtaaccCAAAGTTTATTGATGACTACAATATACAAAAGTGAAGGTAACTTGTAAGTAAGttgtatatatgttttattattattattattattattattat from Gouania willdenowi chromosome 19, fGouWil2.1, whole genome shotgun sequence includes the following:
- the LOC114481551 gene encoding histone acetyltransferase p300-like; the encoded protein is MENPAPPGLNNNQDAAANQSSEEARRLSIQRCNQSLVHACQCHNESCSLPSCQKMKRVVQHTKGCQRKTNGDCPVCKRLIALCCYHAKDCQERVCLVPFCVNIKQKIRVQQLEQRLRQALMRRRRHHRAKHG